Within Candidatus Cloacimonadota bacterium, the genomic segment CAGGAATGAGAATTCATAGGTGTTCCAGATATCTGAACCTTGAAATGGGACCGGTTCTTTCCAACCGATGGCGTCTCTTCCTTTTGATCTTGGAATTGCTATTAATTCCGAAACATGCACTTTCATATTTCAAAAGAAAAAAGGGAGAAGTTCTCCCTTATTTTTTATTTTTGATTTCTTGTTTAATGTATTCAATGAAATCTTGAAGAGTAAATGATCCGATGTCACCTTTCTGGTGTCTTCGAATAGAGACAGTTCCCTGCTCGATCTCCTTGTTGCCAACGATCACCATATATGGGATTTTCTGTTTTTCAGCTTCTCTGATCTTATAACCGATCTTTTCGTTCTGCATACTGATATTAGCTCTAATATCAGCATCTCTGAGCGATTGCATTATCTCCTTTGTATAATCAAGCTGGTTCTCGCTTATCGGAAGAACCTGAACCTGAACTGGAGCAAGCCAAACCGGGAAGTTGCCCATATAATGTTCGATAAGCACACCAAAGAATCGTTCAAGTGAGCCGAGAAGAGCGCGGTGTATCATATAAGGACGATGTGCTTCGTTATCTTCGCCGATGTAGGTCATATCGAAGCGTTCTGGGAGATTGAAATCAAATTGAATGGTGGTGCACTGCCATGCTCTATCAAGCGCATCTTTTATTTTGATATCAATTTTCGGTCCGTAAAAAACACCTTCTCCTGGGTCGACAGTATAGTCCAAGCCTGAAATTTCAAGAGCTTTTTTCAGTGAATCGGTGGCTCGAATCCACATCTCATTTTCACCAACAAATTTAGCTGGCTGTGTTGAAAGGTAGATGTCATATCTGTCAAATCCGAATGCTTTGAGGAAGAAGAGCGAGAAATCCAGCAGCTTTACTACTTCATCAACCAGTTGGTCGGGAGTGCACATAATGTGTGCGTCGTCCTGAGTAAAGCCACGGACTCTCATCAAACCATGCAGAGCACCGGAGCGTTCGTAACGATATACAGTTCCAAGTTCTGCCGACTTGTAGGGGAGTTCTCTATAACTGCGCAATTTTGATTTATATATCATGATGTGGAAAGGACAGTTCATCGGCTTGATGTAATAATCGATCTCGTCAATTTTCATTGGTGCATACATGCTGTCCTGGTAGAAATCAAGATGTCCGCTGGTTTCCCAAAGAACAGACTTTCCAATATGCGGAGTATATACAATCTGATATCCGGCTTTGTAATGTTCCTTTTTCCAGAAATCCTCGATAACATCGCGCATGATCCCGCCGTTTGGATGCCAATGTACAAGACCGGCTCCAACATCTTCATAAAAACCGAACAGATCGAGTTCTTTACCGATTTTTCTGTGATCTCTTTTTTCTGCTTCATCCAATTTTTGAAGA encodes:
- the thrS gene encoding threonine--tRNA ligase, giving the protein MNIKISFPDGSVQEFPNGITPLKIAEGISKGLAKEALCAQFNDKAVDMTRPLEEDGSILFYKFPDAKGKDVFWHSSSHIMAQAVKRLFPDVKVAIGPSIEHGFYYDFDKETPFTEEDLIKIEEEMQRAVDENFFFERKVLDRDEALELFESLGETYKIELINDMPEDEVISIYVLGDFVDLCRGPHLQSTDKVKFFKLLKFSGAYWRGDEHNKMLQRIYGISFQTKKELEDHLQKLDEAEKRDHRKIGKELDLFGFYEDVGAGLVHWHPNGGIMRDVIEDFWKKEHYKAGYQIVYTPHIGKSVLWETSGHLDFYQDSMYAPMKIDEIDYYIKPMNCPFHIMIYKSKLRSYRELPYKSAELGTVYRYERSGALHGLMRVRGFTQDDAHIMCTPDQLVDEVVKLLDFSLFFLKAFGFDRYDIYLSTQPAKFVGENEMWIRATDSLKKALEISGLDYTVDPGEGVFYGPKIDIKIKDALDRAWQCTTIQFDFNLPERFDMTYIGEDNEAHRPYMIHRALLGSLERFFGVLIEHYMGNFPVWLAPVQVQVLPISENQLDYTKEIMQSLRDADIRANISMQNEKIGYKIREAEKQKIPYMVIVGNKEIEQGTVSIRRHQKGDIGSFTLQDFIEYIKQEIKNKK